One region of Ferrovum sp. JA12 genomic DNA includes:
- a CDS encoding DUF2924 domain-containing protein has translation MTPHAPQPHTAAVAARVAQLSHLPMDNLWALWDEHFDERPNHHHRTWLESRLAYKIQERAFGGLKASVCRKLEEIGETGILPPRLRRDADRLLPGTVLTRVYDDVEHKVTVRGMRDFEYRDQRFTSLTAVAKVITGSPWSGPMFFGLKTKKREAA, from the coding sequence ATGACACCACACGCACCACAGCCCCACACCGCCGCCGTTGCCGCCCGGGTCGCACAACTGTCCCACCTGCCCATGGACAACCTCTGGGCTCTATGGGATGAGCATTTTGACGAGCGCCCGAATCACCATCACCGGACTTGGCTCGAATCCCGACTGGCATACAAAATTCAGGAACGCGCGTTCGGTGGCCTGAAAGCTTCTGTGTGCCGCAAGCTCGAAGAAATTGGCGAGACCGGCATCCTGCCGCCCCGATTACGCCGCGATGCTGACCGCCTGCTTCCAGGCACGGTCCTCACCCGCGTCTATGACGACGTCGAGCACAAGGTGACGGTTCGAGGCATGCGCGACTTTGAATATCGGGACCAACGCTTCACGAGTCTCACCGCAGTCGCCAAGGTCATCACCGGCTCTCCATGGTCTGGGCCGATGTTTTTTGGCCTCAAGACCAAGAAGAGGGAAGCAGCATGA